In Saprospiraceae bacterium, the sequence TGTTAGTACCATAAATCTACCAGGAATGGTAATTTCTCCTGACAACCTGGGACCTTTGGTAGAAATGGGCTCTTTGAGTATTTGAACCAGGATGTTTTGTTTTTTGGCAAGGACCTGGTTGACTTTGCCATGTTTATTGATCTCAGGCTCCACCATAAACTGGTCGAGCATATGTGAAGTTAATTTGCCTTGTATAGACTTTTCAGTAAATGACAAAAACGAATTAAGTCCTGGTCCAAGATCGGTATAATGCAAAAAAGCATCTTTAGAGTGTCCAATATCTACAAACGCAGCATTGAGTCCAGGCATAAGCTTGGTGACACTCCCTAAAAACACATCACCTACTTGAAAATTTTCATCGGATACCTGGTGATGTAACTCAACCAATTTTCCGTTTTCAAGTAAAGCGATTTCTACATCCTTAGGAGTAGAATTGATAATGAGTTCGCGCTCCATAAATTATAAATAATTAAGGACCAGATTGAATGGATATCCCCAGAATAAGATTTCCGAGAAAAGATGGGTATAAAAAAGGAGCGAATAATTAAATACATTAATGATCAAAGATCATCTTCATACCCATTCAACCTGGATTACACTATCTCAGTTTCTTTTTATGTCTATTCTTACGAAGTCTCTTTTTTCGTTTGTGGGTGGCCATTTTATGGCGTTTTCTTTTTTTACCGCAAGGCATTTTAAATTAATTTGATTAAATGATTAAAATATTTTTAAATATCATAAATCTAAATGGCGTGAGCCAAATAGATTGTTTTTACTTTATTTTTCAACACATTTTTTTGACCAGTTCTCAAAAGCTAGTTGATCACCATCATGCTGAGCTACCTGAGCCATGAGGCAATATGCTCTTACAAATCCAGGATCTAGTTTGATCAGAGCCTGCAATCTTTCTTTAGCCCGATCCCATTGGTTAGTCTGAATAGACAACCTGGCTAAATGATAGATTACTAAGGTATTGTCTGGATAAGTCTCGTTCAATCTTCTCAATTCCAATATGCCATTCATAGGGCTACCTTCAGAAGGAAATTCCACATTGATGAGTGCTTGATTGAGCTGGAGTGAAACATTGTCTGGATCAAGCGCAATGGCCTGAGAAAAACCGTGTTTGGCTTTTTCTACCCATTTTGTTAAATCACCCGGATCAACTTCTGGTTGTTTGGCGGCAATTATAAAATTGGTTGCTGCCAAAGCCCATCGATCAGAAGTTGGAAATTTTTCTGCTATCAGATAAGCATATTCTGCAGACATACTCACTCTTCCTTGATTATACCAAAATCCTGAAAGTTGCTCCAACAAAGTACGTTGTATACTGTCATCAGTGGCTTGCGCGATCTGTTGTTCCAACAAGTCTACATATTGATGATTACTTTCTGATAGAGAATCCTTCCATTTTGATAGATCGGTGTCAAATGTTGTGTCAAAACTATTAGTGGTCCCTGACTTTTCAGGAAACCTTATTTCTGGAGAAATCTTACTAAACCCAAAATAAAGTAGAAAAAACGAAGCTATTGAAATCAATAAAAGTATCAGCGGTGATTTCATTCTTCCTCATCATTGTCAGGCAATTGTGTGACTTTGTTTTTCACCTGCTCTACAAATACTTTAGCTGGTTTGAAAGAAGGAATAAAATGCTCTGGAATCTCAATAGCCACATTCTTTTTAATGTGCCTACCAATTTTTTTAGCTCTTTTCTTGATGATAAAAGATCCAAATCCTCGGATATACACGTTTTCACCTTCGGCGAGTGTGCCTTTCACTTCTTTAAAAAACATTTCTAAACTCACAAGTACATCTACCTTAGGCACTCCTGTCTTTTCGGAAATCATTGCAACGAGATCAGCTTTTCTCATTAGTTACTGGTTTTTAATTAATTATAATGTATTACTGCCTTTCTTTTCCGGCAGGGTGCAAATTTCAAGTTTTATTTTGAAACAAAGAAATTTTTTATAAAATATTTATTTTCTGATAGTTATATTAAGATTTTTGGTTTTTCCAATCAATCGGTTGCTTTTTGTATATACAGACTGTCAGCATCATATATAATCAGGAAAATATCATTGCTTTACTATATAAATATAACTAATTATTGCAATGTATATATAATTAATAATAAGATACTTAACAGGTTATTTGCGTATATCTATGGCTGCCAGAAGCTCAGGCCTATGATTTAATCAATAATTAACTGAAGCTATTTAGGGCCAACCATATCTTCAGGTTTGACCCACTGATCAAATTGAACGCTGGTCATATAACCCAGCGAAATGGCAGCTTCTTTGAGCGTAATATGCTCTTTATGGGCTTTCTTGGCTATCTCTGCAGCTTTATCGTATCCAATTTTTGTATTTAAAGCTGTAACCAGCATTAGCGAGTTGTCCAGATTATGCTTGATCCTGGCATAGTTGGGCTCCAACCCCATAATACAATGTTCATTAAAGCTGACACAAGCATCTCCGATCAATCTGGCTGAGATTAAAAAATTATATATTATGACAGGTTTAAACACATTGAGCTCGAAATGACCATTCATGCCGCCTATATTGATGGTGACATCGTTGCCAATCACTTGAGCCATAGCCATCGTCATGGCTTCAGATTGCGTTGGATTCACTTTGCCCGGCATGATGGAAGATCCGGGTTCATTGTCAGGGATGGTAATCTCTCCGATGCCACTGCGTGGCCCTGACGCTAATAATCTAATATCGCTTGCTATCTTAAATAAGGATACAGCTGTAGTCTTTAAAGCCCCATGTGCTTCTACCAATGCATCATGGGTAGCCAGTGATTCAAATTTATTTGGAGCCGTGATAAAGGGATAGCCGGTTAATTTGGCAATTTCCTTTGCGACTTTGACGGCGTACCCCTTCGGCGCATTGAGTCCGGTACCCACAGCGGTTCCTCCCAAAGCTAATTGGGCGAGATGTGTCAAGCTGTTCTTAATAGTTAAAATGCTTTGATCTATCATGGCTACATATCCGCTGAGCTCCTGGCCCAAGGTAAGGGGGGTAGCATCCATCAGGTGTGTACGACCAATTTTGACTACTTTCATATAAGCCCTTGACTTTTTCTTAAAAGTATCACGAAGATCTAAAAGGCCTGGCAAAGTCCATTCCATGAGCGCGCTATAAGCCGCAATGTGCATCGCAGTGGGAAAAGTATCATTACTGGATTGTGATTTATTGACATCATCATTGGGGTGCAATATTTTCTTAGCATCTGTCAATGACCCGCCGGACAATACATGGCCCCGATTGGCTATCACTTCGTTGACATTCATATTGGATTGGGTACCAGACCCAGTCTGCCAGACCACCAAAGGAAACTGATCATCGAGTTTGCCTTCCAAAATCTCATCGCACACTTCTGCAATCAACCTTGCTTTATTTTTATCTAAAATTTTCAAACCCAGATTGGTAAAAGCTGCTGCTTTTTTTAATATAGCGAACGCCCTTATTACTTCAATCGGCATTCTTTGACCACCGATTTTAAAATTTTGACTGGACCGTTGTGTTTGAGCTGCCCAGTAGGCTTCTGCAGGCACATCTATGAATCCCATAGAGTCTTTTTCTTTGCGTATAGACATAATCTTAATATTTGCCACAAAGGTAATAAACCATAGTAGGGCAAATACAGGATATTTTCAGTAGACTTGATGATTGATATCATAGTAAAGATTCCATGTCTCGATGATTCATACGATTAATTTTTTGACTTATCGATTCAAGCAGTTAACTTCGCAGATGTTTAATCAGATCAAATCAATTATTTAAACATAAATACTATTATGGCTTTTACACTTCCAGATTTACCTTATGCCTTTGATGCACTCACACCACATATTGATACCAGAACGATGGAGATCCACCATGGAAAACATCATCAGGCATATGTGACCAATCTCAACAATGCAGTAGAAAATACTATATGGGCTGATAAGTCATTGGAGGAAATCATGGCCAATATCTCCACGTTGAGCCCAGCTATAAGAAATAATGGGGGTGGGCATTATAACCATTCCTTGTTTTGGCAGATCATGGGCCCAGGTAAAGGCGGAGTACCTACCGGTATCATCGGCGATGCAATCAATGGCACTTTCGGATCGTTCGATTCATTTAAAGAAGCACTAAGCAAAGCCGGAATGACTAGATTCGGCAGTGGTTGGGCCTGGTTATCAAAGGATAGTGAGGGTAAGCTTTTTATCTCCTCTACTCCTAATCAGGACAATCCGCTTATGGACATTGCTGAGCAAAAAGGCACCCCTATTCTTGGCGTAGATGTATGGGAACATGCTTATTATCTGCATTATCAAAACCGAAGAGCTGACTATTTGGCTGCATTCTTTAATGTCGTAGATTGGGATGCGGTGGCAGCCAGACTATAATCCGACACTACATTTTTGCATACCATTTTCTGATGACATCCTCTGCAGGTTTGCCCTGTGGGCTATGATCTTTTTCCAAACCATGTCGCATATTTTTGGGATCTGAATACCATTTCCATACAAAACCACCTTGCCAAAAATCTCTTTTAGAGCAACATTCGAGTAAAGCATTAAGGCAATTGGCTTGAGCTTGAGGATTGTAATCTAGTGATTTTAATTTTGACTCCAACTCCCAGGTCTTTCCCCCACTTCCATCGACGCTAAGGTAGCCATACTCAGTAAAAAGTATAGGTTTGTGATACTTTTTTGAAAACTTTCCCAGCTCATTTAACAATGGATCCCAAGCTCTCGTGAGAGATTGCTCTGTTGGATTCTTTTCCTCGCACAATGGGAAATATGCATTGACCCCAATATAGTCTAATCGACTCCAGAAGCTTACTTTTTCGTATTCATCCCAATTAGCAGCATAAGTCACTTTTCCTTTGTAAACTGATCTAACTTTAGTGATTAAGTTTTGCCAAAATTGAGGTCTTGCAGTAATACTTCCTTTGATTTCCGTCCCAATACATATCATTTCTACCCCCATCTCTTCAGAAAGGGCAGCAAATGGCAAAATATAATCTTCATAAGAGTCTTCCCACTTTTCCCAATCTTTTGCTGTGGCAAATTGAAGATTGCCGATCCAATCCTTGCCTACCCAGATCTGTGGCTTCAGCATTACTTTAATATGATTTGATTGAGCCTGGCATATAGTTTCTTCAATGCCATGTCTTCCTTCGCCCCACCACCGCTTGTCACTTTCTTGATGATCATAGTGGACTACAGGCTCACCAGCTCTGCAAAGAGCATAAGGGATGACTGCGATCCAACTGGAGTTAACATTTAATACATCCACAAATGGGTTAGAGTCAAATGGTCGCGAAGGTGCTACAAAACTGAGTCCTTTAATCCTCTCCATAATGGGCGACTGAGCACCGGGTCGCTGGCATTGAGCACTGAGCATTAAAAAGCAGATAGAAAAGCTAATTAGCGGTCTCATTGATATCCAAAAGGCAGGTTAAAATATTATACACAAGGTAAAAACTGCTCAATCCTCCATAGACAAGCAGCACGTAAATATAACCGAAAAATAAATGAGAAAGCTGTAAGGGAAGGGCTCGAACCTTCACGGAGAGCTTAGCACGAGTACATTGCCTGGTGGTCAACCCCAGTCTGTCCACAAACAGGGACAGGCCTTATACTCAGTTTGTCGCTTGACTCCACCCCCGAGACAAGAGGGCATGTCTGCCAATTTCATCACCTCACAGTATGTCAAAAAAATTAATCTATAGAAGATCAATTATAAAGCAAAGATAATAAATGTCCAGTATTGTTGAACAATATTATTAAATATACAAAAATATTTATACGATATTCAATTATTTAATCATTTTTTGAATAATATTCAAAATATCTGATTATTCAATAAAGTTTTTTATTGATTATGCAGTCTACTATTTCATCTAAGACAAGGAGTTAAAAAAAAGAGTTTTATTTTAAATGAAAACCAAGCTCAAAGTTCAATGGTGATACCTTCTCGCGCTAATTCGCAAACAAATTCGCAGAGATGATCGTCCATAAGCTGAGCATAAATCTCATCCAATTGCTCGTCAGTATGACCAGGATCATGATGAGCCAAAATCAAGTGTTTGGCTTGAGAGGCTCTTGCAAAGAGTACAGCATCAGCCATAGATGAATGGCCCCAACCTATTCTCGTCAGGTACTCATGAGCTGTATACTGACCATCATGATACAGCAGATCAGCTTGATCCGCAAGATCGAACCCTGATATCCAATTGGAAGATTTCAACATGCCTTCAGGCCCCAAAGCTGGTTCATGGTCGGGTATATAGGTAAAAACTTTATTTCCTTCTTTGATTCGGTAGCCAACTGTTGGACCGGGGTGGATCACATACCTCGCATGAATGTCTAAGGCTCCAATGCTAAAGTGACTATTATTAATGGCATGCAAATGTAATTTGCAAGGCAGATCACGGAGCAAAACCGGAAATAGAGGTGGCGATAGGTATCTATTGAGCCTAAAATGCAGTTCATCATAGTCAGCGGCTGGTCCCCAAATATGTATTTCGAGATTTGGATTGAACAGAGATTTGAAAAAACCTAATCCTTGAAGATGGTCGAGGTGATAATGGGTCAGTAAGATGTCAATACGATTGTCAATCATCGGATCTGCAAAAGATACATTTTGCATACCTGACCCCCCGTCCAACAC encodes:
- a CDS encoding MBL fold metallo-hydrolase translates to MKIKFWGVRGSIPTSGADTNKYGGNTSCLTLTGADYNLVLDGGSGMQNVSFADPMIDNRIDILLTHYHLDHLQGLGFFKSLFNPNLEIHIWGPAADYDELHFRLNRYLSPPLFPVLLRDLPCKLHLHAINNSHFSIGALDIHARYVIHPGPTVGYRIKEGNKVFTYIPDHEPALGPEGMLKSSNWISGFDLADQADLLYHDGQYTAHEYLTRIGWGHSSMADAVLFARASQAKHLILAHHDPGHTDEQLDEIYAQLMDDHLCEFVCELAREGITIEL
- a CDS encoding tetratricopeptide repeat protein — translated: MKSPLILLLISIASFFLLYFGFSKISPEIRFPEKSGTTNSFDTTFDTDLSKWKDSLSESNHQYVDLLEQQIAQATDDSIQRTLLEQLSGFWYNQGRVSMSAEYAYLIAEKFPTSDRWALAATNFIIAAKQPEVDPGDLTKWVEKAKHGFSQAIALDPDNVSLQLNQALINVEFPSEGSPMNGILELRRLNETYPDNTLVIYHLARLSIQTNQWDRAKERLQALIKLDPGFVRAYCLMAQVAQHDGDQLAFENWSKKCVEK
- a CDS encoding glycosyl hydrolase 53 family protein, whose translation is MRPLISFSICFLMLSAQCQRPGAQSPIMERIKGLSFVAPSRPFDSNPFVDVLNVNSSWIAVIPYALCRAGEPVVHYDHQESDKRWWGEGRHGIEETICQAQSNHIKVMLKPQIWVGKDWIGNLQFATAKDWEKWEDSYEDYILPFAALSEEMGVEMICIGTEIKGSITARPQFWQNLITKVRSVYKGKVTYAANWDEYEKVSFWSRLDYIGVNAYFPLCEEKNPTEQSLTRAWDPLLNELGKFSKKYHKPILFTEYGYLSVDGSGGKTWELESKLKSLDYNPQAQANCLNALLECCSKRDFWQGGFVWKWYSDPKNMRHGLEKDHSPQGKPAEDVIRKWYAKM
- a CDS encoding superoxide dismutase, with the protein product MAFTLPDLPYAFDALTPHIDTRTMEIHHGKHHQAYVTNLNNAVENTIWADKSLEEIMANISTLSPAIRNNGGGHYNHSLFWQIMGPGKGGVPTGIIGDAINGTFGSFDSFKEALSKAGMTRFGSGWAWLSKDSEGKLFISSTPNQDNPLMDIAEQKGTPILGVDVWEHAYYLHYQNRRADYLAAFFNVVDWDAVAARL
- a CDS encoding integration host factor subunit beta, whose amino-acid sequence is MRKADLVAMISEKTGVPKVDVLVSLEMFFKEVKGTLAEGENVYIRGFGSFIIKKRAKKIGRHIKKNVAIEIPEHFIPSFKPAKVFVEQVKNKVTQLPDNDEEE
- the fumC gene encoding class II fumarate hydratase, which translates into the protein MSIRKEKDSMGFIDVPAEAYWAAQTQRSSQNFKIGGQRMPIEVIRAFAILKKAAAFTNLGLKILDKNKARLIAEVCDEILEGKLDDQFPLVVWQTGSGTQSNMNVNEVIANRGHVLSGGSLTDAKKILHPNDDVNKSQSSNDTFPTAMHIAAYSALMEWTLPGLLDLRDTFKKKSRAYMKVVKIGRTHLMDATPLTLGQELSGYVAMIDQSILTIKNSLTHLAQLALGGTAVGTGLNAPKGYAVKVAKEIAKLTGYPFITAPNKFESLATHDALVEAHGALKTTAVSLFKIASDIRLLASGPRSGIGEITIPDNEPGSSIMPGKVNPTQSEAMTMAMAQVIGNDVTINIGGMNGHFELNVFKPVIIYNFLISARLIGDACVSFNEHCIMGLEPNYARIKHNLDNSLMLVTALNTKIGYDKAAEIAKKAHKEHITLKEAAISLGYMTSVQFDQWVKPEDMVGPK